One genomic region from Candidatus Nitrospira nitrificans encodes:
- a CDS encoding sigma 54-interacting transcriptional regulator: MRLTSLDNHGAALVIGIVSALVVVMLYILMPNLISSWELSTYDLRMQLRGSVKLTSQLVIIARDDVSDEEIGVGIWNRQVFAKVIDALHRAGARVIALDFDFSQASPKERGGESSDQALISAMRQSHTVFLPLQVTQEQESETSVDRTFGLNASVFLEKGVSHRPPFLLDVPRVGQVFPPMFRFLSEANGIGHVAAIPDIDGGYRRTPAFVRSGDVIIPALGVSLAAAYLGVSPEAIELTPEKTLVFKGAIASDGMQRDLSIPVDLQGNVLLDYAGRWEGETEYFPIIDVLNKIENEKDGIDGLRKTVQGKAVLIIHAAIEADKRRTPLELKAPGGFILANTFNTIVTERKLHLLPVWEQWGLTGVLAIFVAWSALLLQGWRSLVGVSVLGVLYIAGAYGAFAWFGMVAPIVVPMVGLVVASGGALTWTSWLGLGQVREAESKRMALQQEVMGLHGLREKQEARIRQLEAASAAAQSARLTQEQALNDSQHLLVEQVDYVKRLEGELAIVKGAPREQGVPSAEERERLEIELRRAKEELVQTENRAVKWQNICEYEAQARERLETELRLAKAEREKTDQTIASSPAKRTSLWAHEPSHTALSADEKKKLQDLCEEDIITSDPGLLHCLKDLEKVAQSMVKIMFLGEPGTGKERFAFLAHKWSDRKGRPFVPVNMAAIPPDLFESQLFGHKKGSFTGAIANHDGYFLQADTGTLFLDEIGDLNFVLQAKLLRVLQDGFVTRVGEKEAIRVDVRVVSATNKDLSKEIAEGRFRQDLYDRLCGIEMRLPPLRERMGDVPKLAQLFLGQAAVRNKKPNRPLSNDASARLQTWTWPGNVRELEKCLERAVLLAEGSEITERDLGLGRVSDELVVPPTATPSSPMIQDTDDIDLSLEELEFLRAMRQHCLTIGNAADELDWSRDTVTEWWKGLCFKALVYHQFDREKAAASLAGESGLTKLVLKKLNEYVKGLNKVVSEDPPSSDFRAWCKQHFKNLPACYYPAIDALIRARIV, translated from the coding sequence ATGAGGCTAACATCATTGGATAACCATGGCGCAGCTCTTGTTATTGGCATAGTTTCAGCACTGGTAGTGGTTATGCTTTATATCCTTATGCCAAATTTGATCTCATCATGGGAGTTGAGTACATATGACCTCCGTATGCAATTGCGTGGGAGTGTCAAGCTTACTTCTCAGTTGGTGATCATCGCCAGAGATGACGTCAGTGATGAGGAAATTGGAGTGGGAATCTGGAATCGCCAGGTCTTTGCCAAAGTCATTGACGCCCTCCATCGCGCTGGTGCGAGAGTGATCGCACTGGATTTTGACTTTAGTCAGGCTAGTCCCAAGGAGCGAGGTGGGGAATCTAGTGACCAGGCATTGATCAGTGCTATGCGGCAATCTCATACGGTGTTTCTCCCGCTTCAGGTAACGCAAGAACAGGAATCCGAGACGTCGGTGGACCGTACATTTGGTCTCAACGCAAGCGTCTTCTTGGAAAAAGGGGTGTCTCATCGTCCACCATTCCTTCTCGATGTTCCACGGGTTGGCCAGGTCTTTCCACCGATGTTCAGGTTTCTCAGCGAAGCGAACGGGATTGGTCATGTCGCAGCCATACCTGACATTGATGGGGGTTACAGGCGTACCCCGGCTTTTGTGAGAAGTGGCGATGTGATTATTCCAGCCTTGGGTGTTTCACTCGCGGCAGCATACCTTGGTGTGAGTCCGGAGGCGATAGAACTCACGCCAGAAAAGACGTTGGTATTCAAGGGTGCAATAGCTTCTGATGGTATGCAGCGTGACCTGTCTATTCCCGTTGACCTGCAGGGAAATGTATTGCTCGATTACGCTGGACGTTGGGAGGGAGAGACCGAGTATTTCCCCATCATTGATGTGTTGAATAAAATTGAGAACGAAAAGGATGGCATAGACGGGTTGCGAAAGACTGTTCAAGGGAAAGCCGTCTTAATTATCCATGCTGCGATCGAAGCCGATAAACGGAGAACGCCCTTGGAGTTGAAGGCGCCAGGCGGGTTTATTTTGGCAAACACGTTTAATACGATTGTGACAGAGCGAAAACTCCATCTGCTCCCGGTTTGGGAGCAGTGGGGACTTACTGGGGTGTTGGCAATCTTCGTAGCCTGGTCGGCGCTATTGCTTCAAGGTTGGAGAAGTCTCGTGGGTGTTAGTGTTCTGGGTGTCTTGTATATAGCTGGCGCCTATGGAGCGTTTGCCTGGTTCGGCATGGTCGCGCCGATAGTGGTACCGATGGTCGGCTTGGTAGTGGCTTCAGGTGGCGCGTTGACCTGGACGTCTTGGTTAGGTCTCGGGCAAGTACGAGAGGCTGAATCTAAACGGATGGCACTACAGCAAGAGGTGATGGGTCTCCATGGACTCCGAGAGAAGCAGGAGGCTCGGATCAGACAGTTAGAAGCTGCATCAGCAGCTGCACAATCTGCACGGCTGACGCAAGAGCAGGCACTGAACGACTCACAGCATCTCCTGGTAGAACAAGTAGATTATGTGAAGCGGTTGGAAGGTGAGTTGGCGATTGTGAAAGGTGCGCCAAGAGAACAAGGGGTTCCGTCAGCGGAAGAACGCGAGCGTCTTGAGATCGAGCTGCGTCGTGCGAAAGAAGAACTGGTACAGACAGAGAACCGTGCCGTTAAGTGGCAGAACATATGCGAGTATGAAGCGCAAGCGCGTGAACGTTTGGAAACTGAGCTACGACTGGCCAAAGCAGAGCGAGAGAAGACAGACCAAACAATCGCGTCATCGCCAGCAAAGCGTACAAGTCTCTGGGCCCATGAGCCTAGTCATACGGCGCTTTCAGCTGATGAAAAGAAAAAGTTGCAGGATTTGTGTGAGGAGGACATCATCACCAGTGATCCAGGATTGCTGCATTGCTTGAAGGATCTGGAAAAGGTCGCTCAGAGTATGGTGAAGATCATGTTCCTTGGTGAGCCTGGGACAGGCAAGGAGCGTTTCGCGTTCTTGGCTCATAAGTGGAGTGACCGGAAGGGACGCCCATTTGTTCCTGTCAATATGGCAGCGATCCCACCAGATCTCTTTGAGAGTCAACTGTTTGGACATAAAAAAGGTTCTTTTACGGGAGCAATTGCTAATCACGATGGTTATTTTCTTCAGGCTGACACTGGCACGCTATTTTTGGATGAAATCGGTGATCTGAATTTCGTATTGCAAGCCAAACTGTTACGCGTGTTGCAGGATGGTTTCGTTACCCGCGTCGGCGAAAAGGAAGCGATTAGGGTGGATGTACGAGTGGTGTCGGCGACCAATAAGGATCTGTCGAAAGAGATCGCAGAAGGGAGATTCCGACAGGATCTCTATGATCGTTTATGCGGGATTGAGATGAGATTGCCACCTCTGAGAGAACGAATGGGTGATGTCCCTAAACTCGCGCAGTTGTTCCTTGGACAGGCAGCTGTTAGGAATAAGAAACCAAATCGTCCACTCTCGAATGATGCGAGCGCTCGTCTTCAAACATGGACTTGGCCTGGGAATGTTCGGGAGTTGGAAAAATGCCTGGAACGAGCTGTTCTTCTTGCGGAAGGTTCGGAAATCACGGAACGAGATCTAGGCTTAGGTCGGGTGTCAGACGAATTAGTGGTTCCGCCGACGGCTACACCATCATCTCCAATGATTCAGGACACGGATGATATTGACCTAAGTCTTGAGGAATTGGAGTTTTTAAGGGCAATGCGCCAACATTGTTTGACGATAGGGAATGCCGCGGATGAACTCGATTGGAGTCGTGATACTGTCACGGAGTGGTGGAAAGGACTGTGTTTTAAGGCCCTGGTGTATCATCAGTTCGATCGGGAGAAAGCGGCGGCTAGCTTGGCCGGAGAGTCTGGGCTGACCAAGCTAGTGCTGAAGAAACTGAACGAGTATGTGAAGGGACTTAACAAAGTGGTTTCAGAGGATCCCCCTTCTTCGGATTTTCGTGCCTGGTGTAAACAACACTTCAAAAATCTGCCAGCTTGCTATTATCCAGCAATTGACGCTCTGATTCGTGCCCGTATTGTGTAG
- a CDS encoding MFS transporter, with amino-acid sequence MITQDTSLQSAEYRLDGHSTRIDPNESGRRFGIRDGLFHAVAQGGAEQYLSAFALLFHATPFQLSILSAIPQLLGTWAQLVSVKVSHWFPSRASQVFWGIIGQSLSWIPILALPLLWPEHGPWLLIAAVAVYSTFTHFTYPAWNSLITDLLEPNERGRYFARRSRAVELTSFIALCMAGVFLSFFEQRQLLWVGFVVMFLTAGLCRSVSALLLRRVSSFPLHDPSSTPTGFRIFLRTGMSTNFRHFLLFSGLMHSSLLVAGPFFVMYLLQDLHLAYWQYGTWLAAGILGQFFTLPTWGQFADRFGNKALLTFTGLLVAFLPMLYLFSTAWPFLVSVNFFGGVVWAGLGLGLSNYVFDAVQATDRPKAIAVLSIVNAIGWAMGTVIGSVLIGTVPARLQVGEWTLELVSNLPFIFFLSGLFLLIVSATLLRTFHEPREVEQLGHSQLMWELPLLKPLRQVSRRPTDPNR; translated from the coding sequence ATGATCACTCAAGACACATCATTACAGTCCGCAGAATACCGTCTTGACGGCCATTCCACTCGAATCGATCCAAATGAATCAGGTCGGCGGTTCGGCATTCGTGATGGGCTGTTCCATGCCGTTGCCCAAGGCGGAGCCGAGCAATACCTCTCGGCCTTTGCCCTACTTTTCCATGCGACACCATTCCAGTTGAGTATCCTCTCGGCCATTCCTCAACTCTTGGGCACATGGGCACAGCTCGTTTCTGTCAAAGTCTCCCACTGGTTCCCTAGCCGGGCCTCTCAAGTGTTCTGGGGCATCATCGGACAATCTTTATCGTGGATCCCCATCCTCGCACTCCCGTTACTCTGGCCTGAACATGGGCCATGGCTTCTCATTGCAGCCGTCGCCGTCTATTCCACCTTCACCCATTTCACCTATCCAGCGTGGAATAGCCTCATCACCGACTTACTTGAACCCAATGAGCGAGGCCGTTACTTCGCCAGACGATCACGGGCAGTTGAACTGACCAGTTTTATCGCACTCTGTATGGCAGGTGTCTTCTTGAGCTTCTTCGAACAGCGGCAACTCCTCTGGGTAGGCTTTGTCGTAATGTTTCTCACGGCAGGCCTGTGCCGTAGCGTATCGGCTCTCTTGCTGCGGAGAGTAAGCAGCTTCCCACTGCATGATCCAAGTAGCACTCCAACCGGGTTTCGCATCTTTCTCCGCACAGGCATGTCCACAAACTTTCGCCACTTCCTGCTGTTTTCTGGGCTCATGCATTCGTCTCTGCTGGTCGCCGGTCCGTTCTTCGTCATGTACCTACTTCAGGATCTTCACCTCGCGTATTGGCAATACGGAACCTGGCTGGCGGCAGGTATTCTAGGGCAATTCTTTACCTTACCAACCTGGGGTCAGTTCGCCGATCGTTTCGGGAACAAAGCCTTACTCACCTTCACTGGACTGCTCGTCGCATTTCTTCCGATGTTGTATCTGTTCAGTACAGCTTGGCCGTTTCTTGTCAGCGTGAATTTCTTTGGAGGCGTGGTATGGGCAGGGCTTGGGCTCGGATTGAGCAACTATGTCTTCGATGCAGTCCAGGCAACCGATCGCCCAAAAGCCATCGCCGTTTTAAGCATCGTCAATGCCATAGGATGGGCCATGGGAACAGTGATAGGAAGTGTACTAATTGGCACGGTGCCAGCCAGGTTGCAGGTTGGGGAATGGACTCTGGAGCTCGTTTCCAATCTGCCGTTCATCTTCTTTCTTTCCGGCCTGTTCCTTTTAATCGTCTCGGCTACACTCCTCAGAACCTTTCACGAACCTCGTGAAGTGGAACAACTGGGACATTCCCAGTTGATGTGGGAACTACCGCTTTTGAAACCCTTACGCCAAGTATCTCGCCGACCAACGGACCCCAATCGATAA
- a CDS encoding YfaP family protein, producing the protein MGVTQTVAVASGGTITAPNSPAQVVIPGDALIPLDGGPPAANVQFGITPINVAATTNNMPGDYTASTGGNIVTIVSSGAMRISARDSNNVQYGLAPGTTATIRIPVSTRSSSVSATIPLFYFDDSSGRWIEEGQATLAGTGANRYYEGTVSRLSYWNADLVTETILVNGCVKTQAGQAVGNALVESDGIDYSGSSQVYTGADGSFLLPIQKNGKATVAALVGTQLTNTVSIGPSATDIALDSCLVTGSRDGFNIKLTWGASPSDLDSHLYTPNGDHVYFGDKGALTGFPFANLDVDDTSSFGPEVVTLIKVMQGTYIYAVHNYSGTQSPGITASPTRVELTRDGNTTVFAPITGEGAKVWWHVFNIEVDAQCNVSVTPVNAWLDQAPSPLPGGTPTICNVN; encoded by the coding sequence GTGGGTGTGACACAGACTGTGGCTGTTGCATCAGGTGGCACAATTACTGCGCCGAATTCACCAGCTCAAGTCGTTATTCCAGGCGACGCCCTTATCCCACTAGATGGAGGACCCCCAGCGGCGAATGTTCAATTTGGGATCACTCCTATCAATGTCGCTGCGACAACGAACAATATGCCAGGAGACTACACTGCTTCTACCGGTGGAAATATTGTGACGATTGTCAGTAGCGGTGCAATGAGGATCAGTGCAAGGGATAGCAACAACGTGCAGTATGGACTGGCCCCCGGAACCACTGCGACGATCCGTATCCCCGTTAGTACAAGATCGTCTAGTGTATCGGCAACAATTCCCCTGTTTTATTTTGATGACTCAAGTGGACGATGGATTGAGGAAGGGCAGGCGACACTCGCCGGGACTGGTGCCAATCGCTACTACGAAGGCACGGTGTCTCGTTTAAGTTATTGGAACGCGGATCTGGTGACAGAGACAATCTTGGTGAATGGTTGTGTCAAAACCCAAGCTGGACAGGCAGTGGGCAATGCCCTTGTCGAAAGCGATGGGATCGACTATTCAGGTTCCTCTCAGGTGTACACAGGAGCAGATGGTTCATTCCTTCTGCCAATCCAAAAGAATGGCAAAGCCACAGTGGCGGCCTTGGTCGGTACGCAACTGACCAATACGGTCAGTATTGGGCCAAGTGCCACGGATATCGCACTGGATTCATGTCTGGTAACCGGATCCCGTGATGGTTTCAATATTAAGCTGACATGGGGCGCAAGCCCATCGGATCTTGATTCCCATCTCTACACACCTAACGGTGATCATGTGTATTTCGGTGATAAGGGGGCTCTGACGGGATTCCCTTTTGCCAATTTAGACGTGGACGACACCTCAAGTTTTGGCCCTGAGGTCGTAACACTCATCAAAGTGATGCAAGGGACGTATATCTATGCGGTCCATAACTACAGCGGTACACAAAGTCCTGGCATCACGGCATCTCCTACGCGCGTGGAACTCACACGCGACGGAAATACCACCGTCTTTGCTCCAATAACGGGTGAAGGAGCCAAGGTCTGGTGGCATGTCTTCAACATTGAAGTGGATGCGCAGTGCAATGTCTCTGTGACTCCGGTGAATGCCTGGCTTGATCAAGCGCCAAGCCCATTACCTGGAGGAACTCCGACTATTTGTAACGTGAATTAG
- the grrM gene encoding cyclophane-forming radical SAM/SPASM peptide maturase GrrM/OscB, which produces MNALRPFANCLRQLVLQPTPFCNLACTYCYLPHRDDHTVMAPEVLEAAFCLVRDAELPGDHLEIRWHAGEPLAVSKKFYKDAFARARCILGEQTALHHSIQTNAVLLDPQWVDLLQANRVTVGVSIDGPPVIHDTRRLTRRGGGTFQKVMDGIQCLQAAHFKFDVIAVITPDTLHHASEFMDFFENLEGMGQLGLNIEETEGTHVSKAFAEDSFDGRFREFLEDLMKWSQRTGVTVREFKSMRSLILAGAGSSTRNTQNEPFSILSIASNGDIGTFSPELLGMTHPIFGHFSIGNVLSWTQDGIPYTETWPRLVTDISAGTTLCRSGCEYFSVCGGGAPINKLYEKHSFATMETHHCRLTVKAVADVVLSAMECEIGIESPPPESQRFSPMV; this is translated from the coding sequence GTGAATGCGCTGAGACCTTTTGCCAATTGCCTACGGCAACTTGTTCTTCAGCCGACCCCATTCTGCAATCTCGCCTGTACCTACTGTTACCTGCCACATCGTGACGATCACACCGTGATGGCTCCAGAGGTTTTAGAAGCAGCCTTTTGCCTTGTGCGAGATGCAGAACTCCCTGGTGATCATCTAGAAATACGTTGGCATGCTGGTGAGCCGCTTGCAGTTTCAAAAAAGTTTTACAAAGACGCATTTGCACGAGCGCGTTGCATCCTTGGAGAGCAAACAGCCCTACACCATTCTATCCAAACAAATGCCGTTCTCTTGGATCCCCAATGGGTTGATCTCTTACAAGCTAACCGCGTTACTGTGGGCGTGAGCATTGATGGGCCGCCGGTCATACATGATACCCGGCGCCTTACGCGTCGAGGCGGGGGTACATTTCAGAAAGTCATGGACGGCATTCAATGCCTACAAGCGGCTCATTTCAAATTTGACGTCATTGCAGTCATCACTCCTGACACACTGCACCATGCCAGTGAGTTTATGGACTTCTTTGAGAATTTAGAAGGGATGGGCCAGCTCGGTCTCAACATAGAAGAAACCGAGGGGACGCATGTCTCCAAGGCTTTTGCCGAGGACAGCTTTGATGGTCGATTTCGAGAGTTTTTAGAAGATTTGATGAAGTGGTCGCAGAGAACGGGAGTGACCGTGCGGGAATTCAAGTCCATGCGATCGCTAATTTTGGCCGGAGCAGGTTCTTCCACGCGCAACACTCAAAATGAACCATTTTCAATCTTAAGTATTGCATCAAACGGAGACATCGGAACTTTTTCACCAGAACTGCTTGGAATGACCCATCCAATATTCGGTCACTTTAGCATTGGCAATGTCTTGTCATGGACGCAGGATGGCATCCCCTATACAGAGACCTGGCCGCGCCTGGTAACCGATATTTCCGCTGGGACGACGCTTTGTCGGTCCGGCTGTGAGTACTTTTCTGTTTGTGGTGGTGGAGCCCCAATTAACAAGCTTTATGAAAAGCATTCTTTTGCCACCATGGAGACTCACCACTGCCGATTGACAGTAAAGGCAGTCGCAGATGTTGTACTTTCTGCAATGGAATGCGAAATTGGAATAGAATCTCCCCCTCCTGAATCACAACGCTTTTCTCCCATGGTCTAA
- a CDS encoding DUF72 domain-containing protein has translation MPLSPLIRFGTSTWTYEGWQGQVYLKKYAKTTFARKCLGEYCQYLHNGDPCFRTVGNDSTFYRPPTANQLRHYLNQIPEDFEMCFKVWEEITIPTYAKQARYGTKAGQPNQRFLDAKLFNDLVLTPYREAKFEPHTGPFLFEFQRHGMSSEEFCSRLNTFFGQLPQDFRYAVEIRNAGLLGQDYRNVLENHGIAHVYNHWSYIPSLRDQHQRMENCFTAPFTVLRLLTPLKMSYEAAKKRAEPYTKIVEELPEMRRDTVDLVKKAVEEKRTAYVLVNNRSEGNAPLTIQALRKALQAAET, from the coding sequence ATGCCGCTCTCACCGCTGATTCGATTCGGAACTTCAACCTGGACCTACGAAGGATGGCAAGGCCAGGTCTACTTGAAGAAGTATGCCAAGACGACCTTTGCGCGGAAATGCCTGGGCGAGTATTGTCAGTATCTCCACAACGGTGACCCGTGCTTTCGCACGGTCGGCAATGATTCCACGTTCTACCGTCCACCGACAGCCAACCAACTGCGACACTATCTCAATCAGATCCCCGAAGACTTCGAGATGTGCTTCAAGGTGTGGGAGGAGATCACCATTCCGACTTACGCGAAGCAGGCTCGGTATGGCACAAAGGCTGGACAACCGAATCAACGCTTTCTTGATGCAAAGCTCTTCAATGATCTCGTGCTCACACCTTATCGAGAAGCCAAGTTCGAGCCACACACCGGCCCATTCTTGTTTGAATTCCAACGGCACGGGATGTCGAGTGAGGAATTCTGCTCGCGCCTAAATACGTTTTTTGGTCAACTCCCCCAGGACTTTCGCTATGCGGTTGAAATCCGTAACGCGGGGTTACTTGGTCAGGACTATCGCAACGTCTTGGAGAATCACGGCATCGCCCATGTCTACAATCATTGGTCCTACATACCTTCGTTACGGGACCAGCACCAACGGATGGAGAATTGCTTCACGGCACCCTTCACGGTCCTGCGACTCCTGACGCCACTCAAAATGTCCTATGAAGCCGCGAAGAAGCGAGCAGAACCGTACACGAAGATTGTGGAAGAGCTGCCAGAGATGCGTCGAGACACCGTGGACCTGGTGAAGAAAGCGGTGGAAGAGAAGCGAACGGCGTATGTCTTAGTGAATAACCGCAGCGAAGGAAATGCGCCCCTGACGATTCAAGCCTTAAGGAAGGCGCTGCAGGCTGCAGAGACGTGA
- a CDS encoding S1C family serine protease: MGAKWRETRSLCWSTRVGVVFSLITAVSAGSAIAAELSSAQIYASAAPAVVLIATGSSAGTGSIIDDKGLVLTNAHVIMNDEKKTPHERILVFLKPDRVVGDFNNQENLARRHEARVVAYDETLDLALLKIVSLPSSLPVLALADPGGTIIGSRVLAIGHPERGGLWTLTTGVISAEWKDYATVPGWDIFQTETSLNRGNSGGPLVNEFGQQIGINTFIQRRAPDGLAITSINFAVKSNVAKDWLARKGVYVSYAPSAKGPGVRDSIQESQPGPKESGDRDPSPKNLAPKPDKVLENQPEAKPETGPGLPPLRPYSIDTLLKRLDLVQKDLEKQMDDMGAEIEKRRRR, from the coding sequence ATGGGTGCCAAGTGGAGAGAGACGAGATCACTTTGCTGGAGCACGAGAGTTGGAGTGGTCTTCTCACTCATAACTGCAGTGTCGGCCGGATCGGCGATAGCAGCCGAGCTGTCTTCAGCACAGATTTACGCGTCTGCAGCGCCTGCGGTTGTGCTCATCGCTACTGGAAGCAGTGCTGGGACGGGCTCCATTATTGACGACAAAGGGCTGGTGCTTACGAATGCGCATGTGATCATGAACGATGAGAAAAAAACTCCTCACGAACGCATTCTTGTGTTTCTGAAGCCGGATCGCGTGGTCGGCGACTTTAACAATCAGGAAAATTTGGCTAGACGGCATGAGGCTAGGGTGGTGGCCTATGACGAGACATTAGATTTGGCTCTTCTGAAGATCGTGAGTCTGCCCTCCTCCTTGCCAGTTTTAGCACTCGCAGATCCGGGGGGGACCATTATTGGGTCGCGTGTCCTAGCCATCGGTCACCCTGAGAGGGGTGGGTTGTGGACCTTGACCACTGGTGTCATCAGCGCAGAGTGGAAAGATTACGCTACTGTCCCAGGATGGGATATCTTTCAGACTGAAACGAGCCTCAATCGTGGAAATTCCGGCGGACCCCTGGTGAATGAATTCGGTCAACAAATCGGAATTAACACGTTTATCCAGCGGCGGGCACCTGATGGATTGGCTATCACCAGCATCAATTTTGCGGTCAAGTCCAACGTTGCCAAGGATTGGCTGGCTAGGAAAGGCGTATATGTGTCATATGCGCCGTCAGCCAAGGGACCAGGAGTAAGAGACTCCATACAAGAAAGTCAGCCGGGACCGAAGGAATCTGGCGATAGAGATCCTTCCCCCAAAAATTTAGCACCAAAGCCAGATAAGGTTCTAGAAAATCAGCCGGAAGCTAAGCCGGAAACTGGCCCAGGCCTTCCGCCGCTGCGTCCCTATAGCATCGACACCTTATTGAAACGGCTGGATCTGGTCCAAAAGGATTTGGAAAAACAGATGGACGACATGGGCGCGGAAATTGAAAAACGTCGGCGTCGATAA
- a CDS encoding phytanoyl-CoA dioxygenase family protein: MKGAWSFPGLVESAASNRTKFETDGFVVLGQIVDPSRLDLMREHFSAVFRGEYETGNLPDSALWQEGTSLPHLPRFMANSWKSDLTFARFVLSPTLAQAAAVLMGWESVRLAQDTLWLKPPKWDEGAFHQDNLDFLEPAFGVTCWCALDKSTPTQGTLQYVRGSHLWPRTDGSYVEPDGTPPSRARMLAAATAAGVTRPDIVPLDVPAGTVVMHRSEMWHGSDGNQSNIDQRRAIAVHLLPSRVRFVRSRGGYIFSRYKRIGSNELDESFFPIVWSASGYRTAMADHYCYAGEIP; encoded by the coding sequence ATGAAGGGTGCCTGGTCTTTCCCTGGGTTGGTAGAGAGTGCTGCTTCGAATCGCACAAAGTTTGAAACGGACGGATTTGTTGTCTTGGGGCAAATAGTGGATCCGTCTCGCCTGGATCTCATGCGAGAGCACTTTTCAGCTGTGTTCAGAGGTGAATATGAGACTGGGAATCTCCCGGATTCTGCATTGTGGCAAGAGGGAACCAGTTTGCCACATCTTCCTCGATTCATGGCAAATTCCTGGAAAAGTGATTTGACCTTCGCTCGCTTCGTGCTGTCTCCAACCCTTGCACAGGCGGCGGCGGTACTCATGGGCTGGGAGAGCGTTCGATTGGCTCAGGATACTCTTTGGTTGAAACCGCCCAAGTGGGATGAGGGTGCGTTCCACCAGGATAATCTCGATTTTCTTGAGCCTGCATTTGGCGTGACATGTTGGTGCGCTCTTGATAAGTCCACTCCCACGCAGGGAACGCTTCAATATGTACGTGGATCACATCTGTGGCCACGAACGGATGGCTCGTACGTTGAGCCGGATGGAACACCGCCTTCACGGGCACGTATGCTTGCTGCGGCTACAGCTGCGGGCGTTACGCGTCCCGATATTGTTCCGTTAGATGTACCCGCTGGAACCGTAGTTATGCACCGTAGTGAAATGTGGCACGGTTCGGATGGCAATCAGTCAAACATTGACCAGCGACGAGCAATCGCTGTCCACCTACTTCCAAGCCGTGTTCGTTTTGTTCGATCACGAGGGGGGTATATTTTCTCCCGCTATAAGCGAATTGGATCAAACGAGCTCGATGAGAGCTTTTTCCCAATTGTATGGTCGGCATCTGGCTATAGAACAGCCATGGCCGACCATTACTGCTATGCGGGGGAGATTCCATAA